In a genomic window of Nostoc sp. UHCC 0870:
- a CDS encoding TniQ family protein → MLHQRTNDLWDLEKPIITERSHLNHLKPICVGTTMVESLTGYIARLADSHNVFPGILISREIAPFLKEIFLKDSSSRGLRALFHRATALNGTGVMALDFVNSLEKLTSQSNLCFLTLLSWAEIIPPRGLFNSYKTWCSACYEDWYLSGEVIYEPLIWNISNFRVCPYHHQRLQNICPHCQEVIPLLTWRSRPGYCSNCGGWLGRNDSKTSTDEFYRQGFLSKEELEWQTWVAEVLGELIAAIPYLKTPLPKENIAKSLGIAIDMVSEGNLAAFASLLGLPKNTVWMWKNGKAVPQIDLLLRICYFLRVTLLNFLTSEDIASCIKITIKPPYQRSRKPRISPKSFALEQVQDALLAVVRSGEIPPPAMREVALQLGYDRRTILQHFPDLCHTISAKYISYRKSLRLENIELSCKEVQQIVVRLCNEGIYPTENLVSQSMTKPGYLRYKEVRATLQQAQTNFSG, encoded by the coding sequence ATGTTGCATCAAAGAACCAATGATTTATGGGATTTAGAAAAACCCATTATTACGGAACGTAGTCACCTCAATCACCTGAAACCAATTTGTGTTGGAACAACAATGGTGGAAAGCTTAACAGGATACATTGCTAGATTGGCAGATTCCCACAACGTATTTCCAGGAATTCTCATATCAAGAGAAATTGCCCCATTTCTCAAGGAAATTTTTCTTAAAGACAGCAGCAGCAGAGGTTTACGCGCCTTATTCCATCGTGCCACAGCTTTAAATGGTACAGGAGTTATGGCACTAGATTTTGTAAATTCACTTGAAAAACTAACATCTCAAAGCAATTTGTGCTTTCTTACCTTGCTTTCTTGGGCTGAAATAATTCCCCCTAGAGGCTTGTTTAATTCCTACAAGACATGGTGTTCTGCTTGTTATGAAGACTGGTACTTATCAGGGGAAGTTATATACGAGCCTTTAATTTGGAACATCAGTAATTTTAGGGTGTGTCCCTACCATCATCAACGTCTTCAGAATATATGTCCTCATTGCCAAGAAGTAATACCCCTGCTCACTTGGAGATCACGACCAGGGTACTGCTCAAATTGTGGTGGATGGTTAGGTAGAAATGACAGTAAAACCTCTACAGATGAATTTTATCGGCAAGGATTTTTATCCAAAGAAGAGTTGGAGTGGCAAACGTGGGTAGCAGAGGTGCTTGGAGAATTAATTGCTGCTATCCCATATCTAAAAACTCCACTACCAAAAGAAAACATTGCAAAATCCCTTGGTATAGCGATAGATATGGTTTCTGAGGGAAATTTAGCGGCTTTTGCCAGTCTACTTGGACTACCAAAAAATACAGTATGGATGTGGAAAAATGGTAAAGCTGTACCCCAAATTGATTTACTGCTAAGAATCTGCTACTTTCTAAGAGTCACTTTATTAAATTTCCTCACATCAGAAGATATTGCCAGTTGTATCAAGATAACAATAAAGCCACCTTACCAGCGATCGCGTAAACCAAGAATATCCCCAAAGTCGTTCGCCCTGGAGCAGGTACAGGATGCTTTACTAGCCGTAGTTAGAAGTGGCGAAATACCGCCACCAGCAATGAGAGAAGTAGCTTTGCAGCTTGGATATGATAGGAGGACAATCCTACAACATTTTCCAGATTTGTGTCATACTATTTCTGCTAAATACATTAGTTACCGCAAATCATTACGTCTGGAAAATATAGAACTGTCTTGCAAGGAAGTGCAACAGATTGTTGTTAGGCTGTGTAATGAAGGAATCTATCCGACAGAAAACCTTGTATCTCAGTCTATGACCAAGCCTGGATATTTGAGATATAAGGAAGTCCGTGCTACATTGCAGCAAGCACAGACAAATTTCTCTGGGTAG
- a CDS encoding SDR family NAD(P)-dependent oxidoreductase, protein MSTALITGASGGIGKAFAQELAARQTNLVLVARSEAKLHQLAQELQEKYKIQVDVIVKDLTEADAAAAVFNITKSKGLTIDLLINNAGFGDYGDFAERDGERQVKMVQLNVLALVDLTHKFLPLMRQRRSGSIINVSSIAAFQPIPYLSVYAASKAFVLSFSEALWAENRDYGIRVLVVCPGPTETSFFTEARFPMAFTSKTNKISTPEEVVNDALNALGKGVSTVISGNLLSKIITNMPRFLPRETLVHILEKQFKA, encoded by the coding sequence ATGTCAACTGCTTTAATTACCGGTGCATCAGGTGGTATTGGTAAAGCCTTTGCCCAAGAATTAGCTGCACGTCAAACTAATCTAGTTCTTGTAGCTCGTTCAGAAGCAAAGCTACACCAGCTTGCTCAAGAACTACAAGAGAAATATAAAATCCAAGTAGATGTAATAGTTAAAGACCTCACAGAAGCAGATGCTGCGGCGGCGGTATTTAATATTACTAAATCTAAGGGATTAACTATTGATTTGTTAATCAACAATGCTGGTTTTGGAGATTACGGTGATTTTGCGGAAAGGGATGGGGAACGCCAAGTTAAGATGGTACAGTTAAATGTTTTAGCTTTGGTAGATTTAACCCATAAATTTCTACCATTGATGCGACAACGCCGTTCAGGAAGCATTATTAATGTATCTTCAATAGCCGCATTCCAACCGATACCATACCTTTCTGTATATGCTGCAAGTAAGGCTTTTGTGTTGAGTTTTAGTGAAGCGTTGTGGGCAGAAAATCGTGACTATGGCATTCGTGTCTTAGTTGTTTGTCCTGGACCAACGGAAACCAGCTTTTTTACTGAGGCTAGATTCCCTATGGCTTTTACTAGTAAAACCAATAAAATTTCTACCCCTGAAGAGGTAGTAAACGATGCTTTAAATGCTTTGGGAAAGGGAGTTTCAACGGTAATTAGTGGCAATCTACTAAGTAAAATAATTACGAATATGCCGCGATTTTTACCGAGAGAAACCCTTGTACATATTTTAGAAAAACAGTTTAAAGCTTAA
- a CDS encoding IctB family putative bicarbonate transporter, with product MNLVWQRFTLSYLPLKQYLSSSYLHKFLVGLLFSWRQTSVLLQWGDVIATALLSLIYALAPFVSSTLIGVLLLACVGFWLLLTLTDEPASIRTSLATPIHLLVLLYWGVAIVATALSPVPRAALNDLITLTLYLLLFALCARVLRSPRLRSWIITIYLHVSLIVSVYGLRQWRFGAVQLATWVDPTSSLSKTTRVYSYLGNPNLLAGYLVPAVVFSLVAIFAWQGWVKKSLALTMLIVNTTCLILTFSRGGWIGLLVAVFAAIVLLVYWWSVQLPDFWRTWSLPILLGGVIGLLIVAVIFVEPVRLRVFSIFADRQDSSNNFRRNVWDAVFEMIRDRPIIGIGPGHNSFNKIYPLYQRPRYSALSAYSIFLEVAVETGFVGLGCFLWLIIVISNTALLQLRRLRQSGNLEGFWLIGAFATLLGMLAHGTVDTIWFRPEVNTLWWLMVALIASYWTPLTQDPTQVDNSPQPEPTVK from the coding sequence ATGAATTTAGTCTGGCAACGGTTTACTTTATCGTATTTACCGCTTAAACAATATCTTTCTTCTAGTTATTTACATAAGTTTCTAGTGGGATTGTTGTTTTCTTGGCGGCAAACTAGTGTTTTACTTCAGTGGGGAGATGTAATTGCTACGGCTTTACTGAGTTTAATATATGCTCTTGCCCCTTTTGTCTCTAGTACCCTGATAGGAGTATTGCTCTTAGCTTGTGTGGGATTTTGGCTATTGTTGACCTTAACTGATGAACCAGCCTCAATCAGAACTTCCCTTGCTACTCCTATTCATTTGCTGGTGTTGCTTTATTGGGGGGTTGCCATAGTCGCAACGGCATTATCACCCGTACCAAGAGCAGCTTTAAATGATTTAATCACATTAACGCTGTATTTATTGCTATTTGCCTTGTGTGCTAGGGTACTGCGATCGCCTCGTTTGCGGTCTTGGATCATCACCATCTACTTACACGTGTCATTGATTGTCAGTGTATATGGTTTAAGGCAATGGCGTTTTGGTGCAGTACAACTAGCTACTTGGGTTGACCCAACATCTTCTTTATCTAAGACTACTAGGGTTTATAGTTATTTGGGTAATCCTAACTTGTTAGCTGGTTATCTAGTCCCGGCTGTAGTTTTTAGCCTGGTAGCTATTTTTGCTTGGCAAGGTTGGGTTAAAAAATCTTTAGCATTAACAATGTTGATTGTTAATACTACTTGCCTAATTTTAACTTTTAGTCGTGGTGGTTGGATTGGGCTATTGGTAGCAGTATTCGCGGCGATCGTTTTGTTAGTTTACTGGTGGAGTGTACAACTACCAGATTTTTGGCGCACTTGGTCACTACCCATACTCTTAGGAGGCGTGATTGGGTTATTGATTGTAGCAGTGATATTTGTTGAACCAGTCCGATTACGGGTTTTTAGCATCTTTGCCGATCGCCAAGATAGCAGTAATAATTTTCGCCGCAATGTTTGGGATGCTGTATTTGAGATGATTCGCGATCGGCCAATTATCGGTATTGGCCCAGGTCACAACTCTTTTAATAAAATCTATCCTCTTTACCAGCGTCCTCGTTATAGTGCGTTGAGTGCCTATTCCATTTTCCTAGAGGTGGCTGTAGAAACGGGTTTTGTTGGTCTTGGCTGTTTTCTCTGGTTAATAATTGTCATTTCCAATACTGCACTTTTACAGTTACGCAGATTGCGACAATCCGGTAATTTAGAAGGCTTTTGGTTAATTGGGGCATTTGCAACTCTATTAGGGATGCTGGCTCACGGTACAGTAGACACCATCTGGTTTCGTCCTGAAGTCAATACCCTCTGGTGGCTGATGGTTGCCCTAATTGCCAGTTACTGGACACCTTTAACCCAAGACCCAACTCAAGTAGACAACTCACCCCAACCAGAACCAACAGTCAAATGA
- a CDS encoding GAF domain-containing sensor histidine kinase yields the protein MVEPDKKLFVLKDGWASQETREQQRLTVLSELGLRHPETIPVFEEATQTAAHFLEAPISVLGFIDQESHWFKSAVGLSRLGLMNHLAQSRQLLRGESFCTQVVESLQTLVINDTQKLTDTSLVGSKLVQDYGIRAYLGAPLIDATGNCLGALAVMDLVPRNFTNRDIEFLQIIARWSMSEFERNRLLMLEKADKLSLNNSTPLLLNEEVHKVTKVTSPNLDKEAQETKQIKLELLAQLTQELRTPLTSVLGMTSVLGREIYGPLTTKQREYLDIIQHSGRYLLSLVNEITELAAIDKNATSINVVPVDVEMLCQQAINTLEEAANRREQDIRLSIEPGRGRIWPLDKDKARQILYHLIFSVIQLSATGSIIRIHVSYKENVLNITVWASHPWLGDGITEVDPYFRLNSLTLMELAGETAPYSIHLDSHEETGSLPITLEKLQNLNGDRPNISAVDPEEDLTPGEGNLSRESLGLLLSCQLAELHGGQIAIQGSAQSGHRYVLTLPLQLNNSPKTSNIS from the coding sequence ATGGTAGAGCCGGATAAGAAATTATTTGTCCTTAAAGATGGTTGGGCTTCTCAAGAAACAAGAGAACAGCAACGTCTCACAGTATTGTCAGAATTAGGTTTGCGTCACCCAGAAACAATCCCCGTTTTTGAAGAGGCGACTCAAACAGCTGCTCACTTTTTGGAAGCACCAATTTCTGTTTTAGGATTCATAGATCAAGAATCCCATTGGTTCAAATCGGCTGTGGGCTTATCTAGGCTAGGCTTAATGAATCATTTGGCACAAAGTCGCCAGTTGTTGCGGGGCGAGTCTTTTTGTACTCAGGTTGTAGAAAGTCTTCAAACTCTGGTAATTAACGATACGCAAAAACTGACAGATACCTCACTAGTCGGGAGCAAGTTAGTACAAGATTATGGCATCCGTGCTTACTTAGGTGCGCCGCTAATTGATGCTACAGGTAACTGCTTAGGCGCGTTGGCGGTCATGGATCTAGTACCACGTAATTTTACGAATCGAGACATTGAATTTTTACAAATTATAGCTCGTTGGAGTATGAGCGAATTTGAGCGAAATCGTCTCCTGATGTTAGAAAAAGCCGACAAATTGAGTTTGAATAACTCTACTCCTTTGTTACTCAATGAGGAAGTTCACAAAGTCACCAAAGTCACTTCACCTAATTTAGACAAAGAAGCTCAGGAAACTAAGCAAATTAAACTAGAACTTCTAGCACAACTGACTCAGGAACTACGCACACCTCTGACATCCGTATTAGGGATGACCAGTGTTTTAGGAAGGGAGATTTACGGGCCTTTAACCACTAAACAAAGAGAATATCTAGATATCATCCAACATAGTGGTCGGTACTTACTTTCTTTAGTTAATGAAATTACCGAACTAGCAGCAATAGATAAGAATGCTACTAGCATCAATGTAGTGCCTGTAGATGTGGAAATGCTTTGTCAGCAGGCGATTAATACTTTGGAAGAAGCAGCTAATCGCCGTGAGCAAGATATTCGCTTGTCAATAGAACCAGGACGTGGCCGAATTTGGCCTTTGGACAAAGATAAAGCTCGGCAAATACTATATCACCTAATTTTTAGCGTGATTCAACTTTCTGCGACCGGTAGCATTATTCGTATTCACGTTTCTTACAAAGAAAATGTACTCAATATCACGGTATGGGCTTCCCATCCCTGGTTAGGAGATGGGATTACTGAGGTTGACCCTTACTTCCGCCTCAATTCATTGACTCTGATGGAGTTGGCTGGCGAAACCGCCCCTTATAGTATCCATCTCGATAGTCATGAGGAAACAGGGAGTTTGCCAATCACACTAGAAAAGTTGCAAAATCTAAATGGCGATCGCCCAAATATTTCGGCTGTAGATCCTGAAGAAGACTTAACTCCAGGAGAAGGTAATTTGTCACGAGAAAGCTTAGGTCTGTTACTTAGCTGTCAATTGGCAGAATTACATGGTGGACAAATTGCTATTCAAGGTTCAGCACAATCAGGGCATCGTTATGTACTGACTCTACCACTGCAATTAAATAATTCCCCAAAAACGAGTAATATTTCTTGA
- a CDS encoding DegT/DnrJ/EryC1/StrS family aminotransferase yields MTNIKIPFVDLKLQHELIQNDIKQAIETVLERGDFILGKALAEFEIAFAQASGAEYGVGVASGTDAIALGLQACNIGAGDEVILPVNTFVATLIGVLQAGAKPIFVDCDRQTALIDLEAAAKAITPRTKAIIPVHLYGQMVSPRQLLDFADTYKVLIFEDAAQAHLAHREGYQAGSVGTAAAFSFYPSKNLGAMGDGGMIVTHDAEIAQKAGRLRNYGSSQKYVHIEMGTNSRLDTLQAAILLKKLPHLSQWNSDRLSIAQQYDLELAPLASAGIIPMQNQSGDGHIYHLYVIKIDDNCPIDRQQLQTELTKAGIQTGIHYPIPCHLQPAFTNLGYKNGDFPQAEKLAQQILSLPMYPGLSHSQAREVVAAITSVISEVATKPAPTTEVV; encoded by the coding sequence ATGACCAATATAAAAATTCCTTTTGTAGACCTGAAGTTACAACACGAGCTAATACAAAATGATATCAAACAGGCAATTGAGACTGTATTGGAGCGAGGGGATTTTATTTTAGGAAAAGCATTAGCAGAATTTGAAATAGCATTTGCTCAAGCTTCAGGCGCAGAATATGGAGTAGGTGTAGCATCGGGAACTGATGCGATCGCGTTAGGTTTGCAAGCGTGTAATATTGGGGCTGGGGACGAGGTAATTTTACCAGTCAATACCTTTGTAGCTACCCTGATTGGAGTTTTACAGGCGGGAGCAAAACCCATTTTTGTAGATTGCGATCGCCAAACTGCTTTAATTGATTTAGAAGCCGCAGCCAAAGCTATTACACCACGGACTAAAGCCATTATCCCAGTTCATTTATATGGGCAAATGGTATCACCCAGGCAGCTATTAGATTTTGCTGATACCTACAAAGTTTTAATCTTTGAAGATGCAGCCCAAGCACATCTAGCACACAGAGAAGGATATCAAGCTGGTAGTGTGGGGACAGCAGCAGCTTTTAGTTTTTATCCCAGCAAGAATTTAGGTGCTATGGGAGACGGAGGAATGATAGTCACCCACGATGCAGAAATAGCCCAAAAAGCTGGCCGGTTAAGAAATTATGGCTCATCCCAAAAGTATGTTCACATTGAAATGGGTACAAATAGCCGTTTGGATACATTGCAAGCAGCTATTTTATTAAAAAAATTACCACACTTGTCTCAATGGAACAGCGATCGCCTCAGCATAGCCCAACAATATGATCTAGAACTAGCACCCTTAGCCTCTGCTGGTATTATTCCCATGCAAAACCAAAGTGGTGACGGTCATATTTATCACCTTTATGTGATTAAAATTGATGATAATTGCCCCATAGACCGTCAGCAACTCCAAACAGAACTAACAAAAGCAGGCATTCAAACTGGTATTCACTACCCAATTCCTTGTCATCTCCAACCAGCTTTTACCAACCTCGGCTATAAAAACGGAGACTTTCCCCAAGCGGAAAAACTAGCCCAGCAAATACTATCCTTACCGATGTACCCTGGTTTGAGCCATAGCCAAGCCAGAGAGGTTGTAGCTGCTATCACCAGTGTAATTAGTGAAGTAGCAACCAAGCCTGCACCTACTACTGAAGTAGTGTAG
- the crtB gene encoding cyanoexosortase B — protein sequence MALQQQIKNTNTTQLLGIGIFSLLVLLYAPILLHWVDGWLHKTISIEHEYFSHGLIGLPFAGYLSWKHRKQWQRLPNKTHPLGIALLVIGGVFYLSGVTEWVNLSLPIILAAVCLWFKGFPGLRLQGFSLILVFLATPTAVPYLIAPYTFPLQSFIAGTAGFILNQFGMQVVVDGINIYVGGRIVEVAPYCAGLKMLFTTIYVSLMLLYWTGALSSRRVTVWFLSLAVIISVIANIIRNTLLSFFHGSGQDAAFKWLHDSWGGDLYSALMLLSLVPLLNWLDQYLSAPPETELEAEGLMSNE from the coding sequence ATGGCACTTCAACAACAAATAAAAAACACAAACACAACCCAATTACTAGGTATCGGAATTTTCAGCCTTTTAGTGCTGCTGTACGCGCCCATCTTACTCCACTGGGTAGACGGTTGGCTACACAAAACTATTAGCATCGAACACGAATATTTTAGCCACGGTCTTATCGGTCTACCATTTGCAGGTTATCTGAGTTGGAAACACCGAAAACAGTGGCAACGCCTACCCAATAAAACCCATCCTTTGGGTATAGCTTTATTAGTTATTGGCGGAGTGTTTTATTTAAGTGGTGTGACAGAGTGGGTAAATCTTTCCTTACCCATAATACTGGCAGCAGTATGCCTTTGGTTTAAGGGTTTTCCAGGATTAAGACTACAGGGATTTTCCCTAATATTAGTATTTCTAGCAACTCCCACCGCAGTACCTTACCTGATTGCGCCTTACACCTTCCCTCTGCAAAGTTTTATTGCAGGGACAGCAGGTTTTATCCTCAATCAGTTTGGTATGCAAGTAGTTGTTGATGGCATCAACATTTATGTAGGGGGCAGAATTGTTGAAGTTGCTCCCTATTGTGCAGGGTTAAAAATGCTATTTACCACTATTTACGTCAGTTTAATGTTGCTCTATTGGACAGGTGCTTTATCTTCTCGTCGGGTAACAGTTTGGTTTTTATCCCTTGCCGTGATTATCAGCGTTATTGCCAACATCATTCGTAACACCTTACTGAGCTTCTTTCATGGCAGTGGTCAGGATGCCGCTTTTAAATGGTTACACGATAGTTGGGGCGGCGACCTATATTCTGCCCTCATGTTACTTTCCTTA